One window of Cryobacterium arcticum genomic DNA carries:
- a CDS encoding AAA family ATPase, which translates to MRNVESVIDGKHSAVQIALTVLLAEGHLLIEDVPGVGKTMLAKALATSVDCTVSRIQFTPDLLPSDVTGVSVYNQAERRFEFKPGAIFANLVIGDEINRASPKTQSALLECMEERQVTVDGHSYRLARPFTVVATQNPIEMEGTYALPEAQRDRFMARISMGYPDPASELAMLDSRDTSSPLSRISAVVTEAQLRGMMTAARGVFASAAVKEYAVAVVRATRDDRDLRLGASPRATLQLIRAAKAQAALHGREYVLPDDIDSLAVAVLGHRLVPTSRALGHRSQDSALLIEETVRRILAATPVPTGSSGRS; encoded by the coding sequence ATGCGCAATGTCGAATCGGTCATCGACGGCAAGCACTCGGCCGTGCAGATCGCCCTCACGGTGCTCCTGGCCGAGGGTCACCTGCTCATCGAGGACGTGCCCGGCGTGGGCAAGACCATGCTCGCCAAGGCCCTCGCCACGTCGGTGGACTGCACGGTCAGCCGTATCCAGTTCACCCCCGACCTGCTTCCCTCCGACGTCACGGGCGTCTCCGTCTACAACCAGGCCGAACGCCGGTTCGAGTTCAAGCCCGGCGCCATCTTCGCGAACCTGGTGATCGGCGACGAGATCAACCGCGCCAGCCCCAAGACCCAGTCGGCCCTGCTCGAGTGCATGGAAGAGCGGCAGGTGACCGTGGACGGGCACAGCTACCGGCTGGCCCGCCCCTTCACCGTCGTGGCCACCCAGAACCCGATCGAGATGGAGGGCACGTACGCGCTGCCCGAGGCGCAGCGTGACCGCTTCATGGCGCGCATCTCGATGGGATACCCCGACCCGGCGTCCGAGCTGGCCATGCTCGACTCCCGCGACACGAGCAGCCCGCTCTCCCGGATCTCCGCCGTGGTCACCGAGGCGCAGTTGCGCGGCATGATGACCGCAGCCCGCGGCGTGTTCGCCTCGGCCGCCGTGAAGGAATATGCGGTCGCCGTGGTGCGGGCCACCCGGGACGACCGCGATCTCCGGCTGGGCGCGAGTCCCCGGGCCACTCTGCAACTGATCCGGGCGGCCAAGGCCCAGGCCGCGCTGCACGGCAGGGAATACGTGCTGCCGGACGACATCGACTCGCTGGCCGTGGCCGTTCTCGGCCACCGGCTGGTGCCCACGTCCCGGGCGCTGGGGCACCGGTCACAGGACAGCGCCCTCCTCATCGAAGAGACGGTCAGGCGGATCCTCGCGGCCACTCCGGTGCCGACCGGGTCCTCGGGCCGGTCCTAG
- a CDS encoding DUF58 domain-containing protein: MSGSQAVRMRPGRVPATRRAVRRQVRPTLRGALFLAVGVAVFITAWAYDIRDLLFLGSVLLLVPLLSLGYVLVHPLRVAVARTFRPGTVSAGLPVTVAVQVRNLASVSLPGLRWRDVAAGGISVPAVQPLPVLGPARRGRGPGSDTASVSYQVRPLRRGVYAVGPLMLGRADPFGLAYSEWPAGAPHDLTVTPTVSPLPGSGVSITRGEGSRHERIRHLNNDSDELIAREYRPGDPMRRVNWPATARHGEIMIRQEEQRSHPEARVVLDTARGGRAEGREHDAEFERAVELTASIAVHLIDAGFRLDVVELGPSQLAPGQLRAAGTLVPRDPDAGRRGGLHGDDPVSFTGPEGALALVDALAQIAPQDHVAHPDGENGPGDARRNAAAFGRQIPTFAVLIDLDDADAAALAALRGLCQPAVAFVFDTLRGTVLERLAEAGWQCVPVTAATPVDAAWARVGQDRAEAR, from the coding sequence ATGAGCGGATCGCAGGCAGTCAGGATGCGCCCCGGGCGGGTTCCGGCCACGCGCCGGGCCGTCCGCCGGCAGGTGCGCCCGACCCTGCGCGGTGCCCTGTTCCTGGCAGTCGGAGTTGCTGTCTTCATCACCGCCTGGGCCTACGACATCCGGGACCTCCTGTTCCTGGGCTCGGTGCTGCTCCTCGTGCCGCTCCTCTCCCTCGGCTACGTGCTCGTGCACCCGCTGCGGGTGGCCGTGGCCCGCACCTTCCGGCCGGGAACGGTCTCGGCCGGGCTGCCGGTGACCGTGGCCGTTCAGGTGCGAAACCTGGCGTCGGTGTCGTTGCCCGGGCTCCGCTGGCGGGATGTGGCGGCGGGCGGCATCTCCGTTCCCGCCGTGCAACCGCTGCCCGTGCTCGGCCCGGCCCGCCGGGGCCGCGGACCCGGCAGCGACACCGCCAGCGTGAGCTACCAGGTGCGTCCGCTCCGTCGCGGGGTCTACGCGGTGGGCCCCCTCATGCTCGGTCGCGCCGACCCCTTCGGCCTCGCCTACAGCGAGTGGCCGGCCGGGGCGCCGCACGACCTCACGGTCACGCCCACCGTCTCGCCGTTGCCCGGCAGCGGCGTGTCCATCACCCGGGGCGAGGGCTCCCGTCACGAACGCATTCGGCACCTCAACAACGACTCCGACGAACTCATCGCCAGGGAATACCGGCCGGGCGACCCGATGCGCCGGGTCAACTGGCCCGCCACCGCACGGCACGGCGAGATCATGATCCGGCAGGAAGAACAGCGCAGCCACCCCGAGGCCCGGGTGGTACTGGACACCGCCCGCGGCGGCCGGGCGGAGGGCCGGGAACACGATGCCGAGTTCGAGCGGGCCGTCGAGTTGACGGCGTCGATCGCGGTGCACCTCATCGACGCCGGATTCCGGTTGGATGTGGTGGAGCTCGGCCCGAGCCAGCTCGCCCCCGGCCAGCTTCGGGCGGCCGGCACCCTGGTGCCCCGCGACCCGGACGCCGGGCGGCGCGGAGGCCTGCACGGCGACGACCCGGTCTCGTTCACCGGCCCGGAGGGAGCCCTGGCCCTGGTCGACGCGCTGGCGCAGATCGCCCCGCAGGACCACGTCGCGCACCCCGACGGCGAGAACGGCCCGGGCGACGCCCGCCGGAACGCTGCGGCGTTCGGGCGGCAGATTCCGACCTTCGCCGTGCTCATCGACCTCGACGATGCGGATGCGGCGGCCCTGGCCGCCCTGCGGGGTCTGTGCCAGCCGGCCGTCGCCTTCGTCTTCGATACCCTACGCGGCACGGTCCTCGAGCGGCTGGCCGAGGCCGGCTGGCAGTGCGTGCCGGTGACGGCCGCCACACCCGTCGACGCGGCCTGGGCGCGGGTCGGCCAGGACCGGGCGGAGGCCCGATGA
- the coaD gene encoding pantetheine-phosphate adenylyltransferase, whose translation MRRIAVVPGSFDPVTLGHLDVIQRAAGLFDELHVLVVHNPGKSALLPITQRVSLIERAIAEAGVPGNVIVSSWSMGLLVDYCVDVGASVLVKGIRSQIDVAYETPMAIVNRNLAGVETIFMLPDPAHAHVSSSLVRQVAALGGDIAPYVPPAVAAFLNRPLA comes from the coding sequence ATGCGCAGGATCGCCGTCGTACCTGGTTCGTTCGACCCCGTCACACTGGGGCATCTCGACGTGATCCAACGGGCGGCCGGGCTGTTCGATGAGCTGCACGTGCTCGTGGTGCACAACCCCGGGAAGTCCGCGCTGTTGCCCATCACCCAGCGGGTCTCGCTCATCGAACGGGCCATCGCCGAGGCGGGGGTGCCCGGCAACGTCATCGTCAGCTCCTGGAGCATGGGGCTGCTCGTGGACTACTGCGTCGACGTGGGCGCCAGCGTGCTCGTGAAGGGCATCCGCTCGCAGATCGACGTGGCGTACGAGACTCCCATGGCGATCGTGAACCGCAACCTTGCCGGCGTCGAGACCATCTTCATGCTGCCGGACCCCGCGCACGCCCACGTGTCCAGCTCCCTGGTGCGCCAGGTCGCCGCGCTCGGCGGCGACATCGCCCCGTACGTGCCGCCCGCTGTCGCCGCCTTCCTGAACCGGCCGCTGGCATGA